In one Shewanella loihica PV-4 genomic region, the following are encoded:
- a CDS encoding IPT/TIG domain-containing protein: MKHTSRLTKQHWLALMLTSTLAITGCNGELKEGEGPNSQVPTDPVDPVDPTNPTEPTEPTDPTDPTEPPQVGTWENRDEDGDGVVDELDDYPFDASKHAYPLFVEQEPNDNPAVATPIEIDLGVRVQGVIDSEFDKGDLFKFHVDKPQSYTAYFTSPSARFKPQVYVSDANGLVINDIQLYRYTRANTYVVNFPVYTPGTYQLSIIDENYAGGSDLTYQVTMFNDQDIDGFDDTKEPALGADINENDQDKDKIIDGIEFSMALESLGLDTDRDGIPNWLDTDSDGDSFNDSIEGMEDLDNDGAPNFLERDADGNGIDDQLESGNSNDPTNTDNDKFIDHLDNDDDNDDIFDKNDAQRLIPATIVSWTKPGDLFIESLHTLFQQNKIKNYLRAGDEFELTVEGVSSASENTLLVVNINGRIYNLFPKQVEHASQRSHLRFLLPQDMGKGALSIVIGTNKSDPFPIEIGDAELPILMSSNPRSLKPGQQITLSGDNFDEDTSVFFNNQPVNAQFVDENTVRTTVPETLSGGSYSVSNAHGQSNPITFIITQEIAVNVLEPSAKPLAAIGGIYPEMAKALNGNSFELEKMGSEAEVIFSYTQGADGQLEAYLSTVYSMNQDSISLSFESTALASLVLHMNYYYEAKGVGTEKFMQIVQTTQAYQAYLAEAKAALAKDTSFFGYKARKAEAYDLLNRFESKIKEELTSKRLLKSSLSPSKARFTPLDDDAAGSSTNQALSAIEPSIVSYPETNGTWQAFDMSMAATTFAENSTEIMNNCGEGVDPKWYQVLNADGCVEIRNRSQLYLSARIYPIDSKTGEIKTDLASLNKPIADHITTPWDSGMMGPQSGTWLGISLWSSDSLIDKCVYTDCLYQIITPGVDGIFGPSPFSFRGQEAYDKRAQDARKMLAIRTIIDNVVIRFYSILFDAAGIDLNDSKYKKQATALAIVKAVYQYLPAISTEIDKLMAKDKPSFDDWQTLAANLGKELYSKEIKAVISDPTNRASYGPVTMALLTALEVDEKYFINKMLQKVAQKFIPGWGTITSVYEASKLADSMVDMAKTIDDLVDVPTKLDYIVTWGLKASDITPRAIEKTQETKRFTIVGSGMAVVKGVFGDTKPEVKVFDLGKGEKQLDTSFVSVNKLGTELTFDLNDISQIENAVGPLKVEVHHRDEVAEVPYEILIGTDLTITNITPNKASPGTELEISGIGFSKQPMGNIVTFSGANGERIRAAVKSATTDTLVIIVPNGAVTGYITVEVANILSNQYPFVGPSQLLITFGDNGNFNDDVFKLSVNNKVMYDNNQPQRKVGPLNVSLEEGEHTVQLTGIRADDGIATYYIEFAGDVVNVSGDALTGRDLCPNTHKTYKVTIASGADSSGQSASLKAQIQPMILQPEYANMAAETPTECPKANQ, from the coding sequence ATGAAACACACGTCTCGCCTGACCAAGCAACATTGGCTGGCACTCATGCTGACCTCGACCCTGGCAATAACGGGGTGTAACGGCGAACTCAAAGAGGGAGAAGGCCCTAACTCTCAGGTGCCGACAGATCCTGTGGACCCTGTAGATCCCACCAATCCAACTGAGCCGACCGAACCTACGGATCCTACCGATCCCACAGAGCCACCTCAGGTGGGCACCTGGGAAAACAGGGATGAAGATGGCGACGGCGTGGTAGATGAATTGGATGACTATCCGTTTGATGCTAGCAAGCATGCTTATCCTCTGTTTGTAGAACAAGAGCCAAATGACAATCCTGCGGTAGCCACCCCAATCGAAATCGATCTCGGCGTCAGGGTACAAGGTGTCATTGACTCAGAGTTTGATAAAGGCGACCTGTTTAAATTCCATGTCGATAAGCCGCAATCTTACACAGCCTATTTCACTTCACCTTCGGCAAGGTTTAAACCTCAGGTTTATGTTTCAGATGCCAATGGTTTGGTCATTAATGACATTCAACTATATCGATACACTCGTGCAAATACCTATGTAGTGAACTTTCCCGTCTATACACCAGGTACTTATCAGCTCAGTATCATAGATGAGAACTATGCTGGCGGTAGCGACCTCACCTATCAAGTGACTATGTTTAACGATCAGGATATCGACGGATTCGACGATACGAAAGAGCCCGCCTTAGGCGCAGATATCAATGAAAATGATCAAGATAAAGACAAGATCATTGACGGTATCGAATTCAGTATGGCCTTGGAGAGTCTAGGACTAGACACAGACCGGGACGGCATTCCCAATTGGTTAGATACCGACTCAGACGGCGATAGTTTCAACGATTCCATCGAAGGCATGGAAGATTTGGACAATGACGGCGCCCCCAACTTCCTTGAGCGCGATGCCGACGGTAACGGTATTGATGATCAACTAGAAAGTGGCAACAGCAATGATCCCACTAACACGGATAACGATAAATTCATTGATCACTTAGACAACGACGACGACAACGACGATATCTTCGACAAGAATGACGCTCAACGTTTAATCCCGGCCACTATTGTCTCCTGGACCAAGCCAGGCGATCTCTTTATCGAATCTCTGCACACCCTCTTCCAGCAGAATAAGATCAAAAACTATCTCAGAGCCGGGGATGAATTCGAACTCACCGTCGAAGGAGTGTCTAGTGCGTCTGAAAACACGCTGTTAGTGGTGAACATAAATGGCAGAATTTACAACCTATTTCCAAAGCAGGTCGAACACGCATCGCAAAGAAGCCACCTAAGGTTTTTACTTCCCCAAGATATGGGTAAGGGCGCGCTCTCGATTGTTATCGGCACAAATAAATCAGACCCATTTCCAATTGAAATTGGCGACGCTGAACTGCCAATACTCATGAGTTCTAACCCTAGAAGTCTCAAACCAGGCCAACAGATAACACTTAGTGGTGACAACTTTGATGAAGACACCAGCGTTTTCTTCAACAACCAACCTGTCAATGCCCAGTTCGTCGATGAAAACACTGTTCGAACCACAGTGCCAGAGACATTGAGTGGTGGTAGCTACTCTGTCAGCAATGCTCACGGACAGAGTAACCCCATCACCTTCATCATCACACAAGAGATAGCCGTTAACGTCCTCGAACCTTCAGCCAAACCTTTAGCTGCGATAGGGGGCATCTATCCCGAGATGGCCAAGGCGCTTAATGGTAATAGCTTCGAATTGGAGAAAATGGGGAGTGAGGCGGAAGTCATCTTCTCTTATACCCAGGGTGCCGACGGCCAACTCGAAGCCTACCTGAGTACAGTCTATTCCATGAACCAAGACAGTATCTCATTGAGCTTCGAATCGACAGCCTTGGCAAGCTTGGTACTTCATATGAACTATTACTATGAGGCAAAAGGTGTCGGCACAGAGAAGTTCATGCAAATAGTGCAGACAACACAGGCATACCAAGCTTACCTCGCAGAGGCCAAAGCGGCACTAGCCAAAGATACGAGCTTCTTCGGCTATAAGGCGAGAAAAGCTGAAGCTTACGATCTACTCAACCGGTTTGAGTCCAAAATCAAGGAAGAGCTAACCTCAAAGCGTTTGCTGAAATCCTCGTTGTCACCATCCAAGGCTAGGTTTACTCCTCTAGATGACGATGCCGCGGGATCGAGTACCAACCAGGCACTATCGGCTATTGAACCCAGCATAGTCTCCTATCCAGAGACTAATGGCACTTGGCAAGCCTTCGACATGTCGATGGCGGCCACAACCTTCGCCGAAAACAGTACAGAGATAATGAATAACTGTGGCGAAGGGGTCGATCCCAAGTGGTACCAAGTATTGAATGCCGATGGCTGCGTTGAAATAAGAAATCGCAGTCAGCTCTACCTAAGCGCCAGAATCTATCCTATCGATTCCAAAACAGGAGAGATAAAAACAGATCTAGCCTCTCTCAACAAACCGATTGCCGACCATATCACTACCCCTTGGGATTCGGGTATGATGGGGCCGCAATCTGGTACCTGGTTAGGCATTTCGCTCTGGTCGAGTGATTCCCTTATCGACAAGTGCGTCTATACAGATTGCCTATACCAGATCATCACACCTGGCGTTGATGGCATTTTCGGCCCCAGCCCATTCAGCTTCAGGGGACAAGAGGCCTACGATAAGCGAGCTCAAGATGCCCGTAAGATGTTGGCGATCAGGACCATTATAGATAATGTCGTCATTCGGTTTTACTCCATATTATTCGATGCGGCGGGCATAGACCTCAACGACAGCAAATACAAGAAACAGGCAACAGCCCTGGCAATCGTCAAGGCCGTTTATCAATACCTGCCAGCCATCAGCACAGAGATCGACAAACTAATGGCCAAGGATAAGCCAAGTTTTGACGACTGGCAGACCCTTGCGGCTAATCTAGGGAAGGAGTTATACAGCAAAGAGATCAAGGCTGTGATCTCAGATCCAACCAATCGTGCCTCCTACGGCCCAGTCACCATGGCACTTCTGACTGCATTAGAGGTTGACGAGAAATACTTCATCAACAAAATGCTGCAAAAGGTCGCCCAAAAATTTATTCCTGGCTGGGGGACTATTACCTCGGTATATGAAGCCAGTAAGCTTGCGGACTCTATGGTCGATATGGCCAAAACCATAGACGATCTGGTCGATGTGCCGACCAAGCTCGACTATATCGTTACCTGGGGACTAAAGGCCTCAGATATCACGCCAAGAGCCATTGAGAAGACCCAAGAAACTAAGCGATTTACCATAGTCGGAAGTGGCATGGCCGTCGTTAAAGGGGTATTTGGTGATACCAAACCAGAAGTGAAAGTCTTCGATCTGGGCAAGGGTGAGAAGCAGCTCGACACCAGTTTCGTAAGCGTCAATAAACTGGGCACTGAACTGACCTTTGACCTTAATGACATAAGCCAAATCGAGAATGCTGTAGGCCCCTTAAAGGTTGAGGTTCACCACAGAGATGAGGTGGCCGAGGTACCTTATGAAATTCTAATCGGCACAGATCTCACGATCACTAACATAACGCCTAACAAGGCTTCTCCCGGCACAGAGTTAGAGATAAGTGGCATTGGTTTTAGTAAACAACCAATGGGCAATATCGTCACCTTTAGCGGTGCGAATGGGGAACGTATTAGAGCTGCGGTAAAGTCTGCCACCACAGATACCCTAGTGATTATCGTGCCTAATGGTGCGGTGACTGGGTATATCACCGTGGAGGTCGCCAATATATTGAGTAATCAATACCCATTCGTTGGACCAAGCCAGCTACTGATCACCTTTGGTGACAATGGTAACTTTAACGACGATGTGTTTAAATTATCGGTCAATAACAAGGTGATGTATGACAACAACCAACCTCAACGCAAGGTGGGCCCACTAAACGTCTCGCTTGAGGAAGGTGAACATACAGTCCAGTTAACAGGTATTCGCGCCGACGACGGTATTGCCACCTACTACATTGAATTTGCTGGTGATGTTGTCAATGTCAGCGGTGATGCGTTAACGGGTAGAGACTTATGTCCAAATACACATAAGACCTATAAAGTCACCATCGCCAGCGGCGCTGACAGCTCAGGGCAATCGGCTTCGTTAAAAGCACAGATACAGCCAATGATATTGCAACCCGAGTATGCCAATATGGCAGCCGAGACACCAACAGAGTGTCCCAAGGCCAACCAATAA
- a CDS encoding pilus assembly protein, whose product MFEFSLALPFLIPIILVAMMLIVQWAFIYTSKSTLDAATVAAVRAGTLHHGNIDEMRKGLAQGMMPLFAHGTGTSDTVQAFAKARLATLVQSQITILSPDRETFDRFKVRSRYDTGSRYEIPNNNLMFRDPAPKNVGNNRQLNVQDANLLQIEVRWCQKLIVPFANYLIKEIVTSPFYNPSREQLACNVLGLATGDTYLAITAQGLMRMQTPFRM is encoded by the coding sequence ATGTTTGAGTTCAGCCTTGCCCTGCCGTTTCTTATTCCCATCATTCTGGTTGCCATGATGTTGATCGTGCAGTGGGCCTTTATCTATACCAGCAAGAGCACCCTGGATGCGGCCACGGTTGCCGCCGTTCGGGCCGGCACCCTACACCATGGCAATATTGACGAGATGCGCAAAGGGCTGGCCCAGGGGATGATGCCGCTATTTGCCCACGGCACGGGCACGAGTGACACGGTTCAGGCCTTCGCCAAGGCAAGACTCGCCACCTTGGTACAAAGTCAAATAACCATACTCAGCCCTGACAGAGAAACCTTCGACCGCTTCAAGGTGCGAAGTCGATATGACACAGGCTCTCGCTATGAGATCCCCAACAACAACCTGATGTTTCGTGACCCAGCCCCCAAGAACGTGGGCAATAACCGACAACTGAATGTGCAGGACGCCAACCTGCTGCAGATAGAGGTGCGCTGGTGCCAAAAGCTGATCGTCCCCTTTGCCAACTACCTCATTAAGGAGATAGTCACCTCCCCCTTCTATAACCCAAGCCGGGAACAGCTGGCCTGCAACGTGCTGGGATTGGCAACAGGTGATACGTATTTGGCAATCACGGCTCAGGGACTGATGCGTATGCAGACACCATTTCGAATGTAA
- a CDS encoding tetratricopeptide repeat protein has translation MGKLIRLSLFVAVTALLGACSTTPQKPEHKGNEQIMAIQSQAEHAYKLAMLDQAESLYLEVLKSVPNYAPAWFRLGNIYTRTNRHEAAIAAYRRCIELEPNNQKAWYNMGLVRIKQSTNALNTASNQGDADSAVGRQIKALLDALNQLQSQPQTTAQAGL, from the coding sequence ATGGGCAAACTAATACGCCTCTCGCTATTCGTCGCCGTTACCGCGCTACTCGGCGCCTGTTCGACTACGCCTCAGAAGCCTGAGCACAAGGGCAATGAGCAGATCATGGCGATTCAGTCTCAGGCGGAGCATGCCTACAAACTGGCCATGTTGGATCAGGCGGAGAGCCTCTATCTCGAGGTGCTAAAGAGCGTACCTAACTATGCGCCCGCCTGGTTTCGCCTGGGTAACATCTATACCCGTACCAACCGTCATGAAGCGGCCATCGCCGCCTATCGACGCTGCATCGAGCTAGAGCCAAATAACCAGAAGGCCTGGTACAACATGGGATTGGTGCGTATCAAGCAGTCCACCAATGCGCTCAATACCGCCAGCAACCAGGGCGATGCCGACTCTGCCGTGGGCCGTCAAATCAAGGCGCTGCTCGACGCCCTCAATCAGCTGCAGAGCCAGCCACAAACGACGGCACAGGCGGGGCTATGA
- a CDS encoding DUF192 domain-containing protein: MKKTTLKTPNGQAITEVFVADTPWLRLRGLLGRRPLSHEQGMLIAPCSSVHTLGMRYALDIVYLNKNNKVLKITRNLKPWRSSACRGATQVLELAAGNSTHKQIKPGDILTWAN, from the coding sequence ATGAAGAAAACCACACTGAAAACCCCAAACGGACAGGCGATCACCGAAGTCTTCGTGGCCGATACTCCCTGGCTCAGACTCAGAGGACTGTTAGGTCGTCGCCCCCTCTCTCACGAGCAGGGGATGCTTATCGCTCCCTGCAGCTCGGTGCATACCCTGGGGATGCGCTATGCGCTGGATATCGTCTACCTCAATAAAAACAACAAGGTGCTTAAGATCACCCGAAATCTTAAGCCCTGGCGCAGCAGTGCTTGTCGAGGTGCCACCCAGGTTTTGGAGCTGGCGGCAGGCAACTCCACCCACAAACAGATAAAACCCGGAGATATTTTGACATGGGCAAACTAA
- a CDS encoding type II secretion system F family protein, with protein MVNLIVACFVISFVFLTVSCARIYHRVPKENREFMDPLSPGLKLIWPLVRLLAFYVSENLSVDYLERVSKKLQVSGLSYIMTAEQYFAIRILSTLFSLGLTLICSAMLDAYVPQYLLLAAVFGYFLPVMTLNDLRKKRQGLIVKSLPVYLDYLTMSIEAGLNMTGALSQAVERGPAGPLRIEFEKVIRDMRAGMSRAQAFRNMADRVQVTEVNSLVSALAQAERTGASLGQTLRIQSDQRRIERFQRAEKKALEAPVKLVFPLIVFIFPVTFMILAFPIAMKFMYEL; from the coding sequence ATGGTCAATCTTATTGTCGCCTGCTTCGTGATCTCCTTCGTTTTCCTGACCGTAAGCTGCGCCCGCATCTACCACAGAGTACCGAAGGAAAACCGTGAATTTATGGACCCGCTTTCGCCGGGTCTTAAGCTTATCTGGCCCCTGGTGCGCCTGCTGGCCTTCTATGTCAGTGAGAACCTCAGCGTCGATTATCTGGAGCGGGTCTCCAAGAAGCTCCAGGTCTCAGGGTTATCTTACATAATGACCGCCGAGCAATACTTTGCCATCCGCATTCTGAGCACCCTGTTTAGCCTGGGGCTGACGCTCATATGTAGCGCCATGCTCGATGCCTATGTGCCTCAATATCTGCTGCTGGCCGCCGTGTTCGGTTACTTTCTGCCTGTGATGACCCTCAACGATCTGCGTAAGAAACGCCAGGGGCTGATCGTCAAGAGCCTGCCCGTGTATCTGGACTACCTCACTATGTCGATCGAGGCGGGCCTGAACATGACGGGCGCACTCAGTCAGGCGGTCGAGCGCGGCCCAGCCGGACCACTGCGCATCGAATTTGAGAAGGTAATTCGCGACATGCGCGCCGGTATGTCACGTGCCCAGGCGTTTCGTAACATGGCCGATCGTGTGCAGGTGACCGAGGTCAACAGCCTGGTCAGCGCCCTGGCACAGGCGGAAAGAACCGGTGCCAGCCTGGGCCAGACACTGAGGATCCAGTCTGATCAACGCCGAATAGAGCGTTTTCAGCGCGCCGAGAAGAAGGCTCTGGAAGCACCGGTCAAGCTGGTCTTCCCGCTGATCGTCTTCATCTTTCCCGTGACCTTTATGATCTTGGCCTTCCCGATTGCCATGAAGTTTATGTACGAGCTCTAA
- a CDS encoding type II secretion system F family protein, with amino-acid sequence MSSPLIAAMLAFASVTILVWALKHLSTRFAKRYQETFTSSARTNLFDMFLFIEPRQLFVINMLTLLAVPFLVRLFFGSWVLGILLSIALALLPRFAYQFLHKRRRRKFVHQLPDALNMIASSMQSGANVSNAIEFMAEEMEAPIKQEFQLFLREQRLGVEFNTALDNMFKRIPEEEFQLVTAGMQISREVGGNLAEVLQRLSATLRKKIEMEGKIDALTSQGKMQGIVMTLLPVFIGVVLYHMEPSAMGRILTEPMGWALIALVIIMLTSGYLSIRKIVAIDV; translated from the coding sequence ATGAGTAGTCCGTTAATCGCCGCCATGCTGGCGTTCGCCTCGGTCACCATACTGGTGTGGGCGCTTAAGCATCTGTCGACACGCTTCGCCAAACGCTATCAGGAAACCTTTACCAGCTCGGCCCGCACCAACCTGTTCGATATGTTCCTGTTTATCGAACCTAGGCAGCTGTTTGTCATCAACATGCTGACCCTGTTGGCGGTGCCTTTCCTGGTGCGGCTCTTCTTCGGCTCCTGGGTGCTGGGGATATTATTGAGTATCGCACTGGCGCTGCTACCGCGCTTCGCCTATCAGTTCCTGCATAAGCGCCGTCGCCGCAAGTTTGTCCACCAGCTGCCCGATGCACTCAACATGATCGCCTCTTCGATGCAGTCGGGGGCCAACGTCAGCAACGCCATCGAGTTTATGGCCGAAGAGATGGAGGCGCCGATCAAGCAAGAGTTTCAGCTCTTCCTGCGCGAGCAGCGCCTGGGGGTGGAATTCAACACGGCGCTGGACAACATGTTTAAACGCATCCCCGAAGAGGAGTTTCAGCTAGTGACCGCCGGCATGCAGATCTCCCGCGAGGTCGGGGGCAACCTGGCGGAGGTGCTACAACGCCTATCCGCCACCCTGCGTAAGAAGATAGAGATGGAAGGCAAGATAGATGCCCTGACCTCCCAGGGCAAGATGCAAGGGATAGTGATGACACTGCTGCCCGTCTTTATCGGCGTGGTGCTCTATCACATGGAGCCCTCCGCCATGGGCCGTATTCTCACCGAGCCTATGGGGTGGGCCCTGATTGCCCTGGTCATCATCATGCTCACCAGTGGCTACCTGTCGATCCGTAAGATCGTCGCGATAGACGTATAG
- a CDS encoding ATPase, T2SS/T4P/T4SS family: MFNILVSTTKGTKVGEFQCIHRECRVGKDPDQLIVLRGFKISKHHATLRQNEEGIFIVDNKSRTGVRVNDEKHQEFGPLTLNDKIQVGDYQLRVQSSDPQFQASAPAETPPPPAAPVVAPAAPVAAAVTSVEAQPPIVTEQSAQIQRRNEWRRKVHTELLKQMDLRRVNVNEMSDTELRAQSEVLLKQIIDNFKLPDDIEISALTKEVLDETIGLGPLEGLIADPDVTEIMVNSHDQIFYEKAGNLYLSDIAFSDDQAVLGAIERIVTPIGRRIDESSPMVDARLKDGSRVNAVIPPLALKGPCITIRKFMQRRLSCNDLVAFGSMSQAMAEFLEIAVKQKRNVVISGGTGSGKTTLLNVLSNFIPDNERIVTVEDAAELQLYQPNLVSLEARPPNQEGKGAIEIRDLVKNCLRMRPDRVVIGECRGGEALDMLQAMNTGHDGSLTTAHSNSPRDCISRLEVMVMMAGMDLPVTAIREQITSAVNIIVQQSRFCDGSRRVTSICEVTGIEGTVVQLSEIFKFQQTGFDEQGKVQGYYTATGTLPEFYEQLRKQGIAVRLDIFDKDSRYE; encoded by the coding sequence ATGTTTAACATCTTAGTCAGCACCACCAAGGGCACCAAGGTCGGCGAGTTTCAATGTATCCACCGCGAATGCCGTGTGGGTAAAGATCCCGATCAGCTGATCGTCCTTCGGGGCTTTAAGATCTCCAAGCATCACGCCACCCTGCGGCAAAATGAGGAGGGGATCTTCATCGTCGACAACAAGAGCCGTACCGGCGTACGCGTGAACGATGAGAAACATCAGGAGTTCGGTCCCCTCACCCTCAACGACAAGATTCAGGTGGGCGATTACCAGCTCAGGGTACAGAGCAGCGATCCGCAATTTCAGGCAAGTGCCCCCGCCGAGACGCCACCGCCACCTGCAGCGCCCGTCGTGGCACCAGCCGCTCCCGTGGCCGCTGCTGTAACCTCTGTCGAGGCGCAGCCTCCAATAGTGACGGAGCAGAGCGCCCAGATTCAGAGACGCAACGAGTGGCGCCGCAAGGTGCATACCGAGCTACTCAAGCAGATGGATCTGCGCCGGGTTAACGTTAACGAGATGAGTGATACCGAGCTGCGCGCCCAGAGTGAGGTGCTGCTCAAGCAGATCATCGACAACTTCAAGTTACCCGACGACATCGAGATCTCGGCGCTGACCAAAGAGGTCTTGGACGAGACCATAGGCCTAGGGCCGCTCGAGGGGCTGATTGCCGACCCGGATGTCACTGAGATCATGGTCAACAGCCATGATCAGATCTTCTATGAGAAGGCGGGTAACCTCTACCTGTCGGATATCGCCTTCTCAGACGATCAGGCGGTACTCGGCGCCATCGAACGAATCGTGACCCCCATTGGCCGACGTATCGACGAGAGCTCCCCCATGGTGGATGCCCGCCTCAAGGATGGTTCCCGCGTGAATGCGGTGATCCCCCCGCTGGCACTCAAGGGGCCCTGCATCACCATACGTAAATTTATGCAACGACGCCTGAGCTGCAACGATCTGGTGGCCTTTGGCTCCATGAGCCAGGCCATGGCGGAGTTTCTCGAGATCGCCGTGAAGCAGAAGCGCAACGTCGTCATCTCCGGGGGGACAGGCTCGGGTAAGACTACCCTGCTAAACGTACTGTCTAACTTCATCCCAGACAACGAACGTATCGTCACCGTGGAAGATGCCGCCGAACTTCAGCTCTATCAGCCTAACCTGGTCTCCCTCGAGGCCCGTCCCCCTAACCAAGAGGGCAAGGGTGCCATAGAGATCCGCGATCTGGTCAAGAACTGCCTACGGATGCGTCCCGATCGCGTGGTGATCGGTGAGTGTCGTGGCGGTGAGGCGCTCGACATGTTGCAGGCGATGAACACGGGTCACGACGGTTCGCTCACCACGGCCCACTCCAACTCGCCAAGAGACTGCATCTCACGTCTCGAGGTGATGGTGATGATGGCGGGAATGGATCTACCTGTCACGGCGATCCGCGAGCAGATCACCTCGGCGGTCAACATCATAGTGCAGCAGTCACGCTTCTGTGACGGTTCGCGCCGGGTCACCAGCATCTGTGAGGTTACTGGCATCGAAGGCACTGTGGTGCAACTGTCGGAGATCTTCAAATTCCAGCAGACCGGCTTCGACGAGCAGGGCAAGGTACAGGGCTATTACACCGCAACCGGCACTCTGCCCGAGTTTTACGAACAGCTAAGAAAACAAGGGATCGCCGTGCGTCTGGATATCTTCGACAAGGACAGCCGCTATGAGTAG
- a CDS encoding type II and III secretion system protein family protein yields the protein MKTLKIIAFFWICLLLPASSMAHNNRPMKLYVGAVELYKAANVERIVVGNGKVLSAKVVDNKGVLLIGEAPGNTDLQLWQKDGKLIKLSLTVTPDNSLRTTTMVKKMLAAFPSLTVSESDGLIIVQGEADLAQKEQLEKILEGDPNVVSLVKYLKFAKTMSPMVKMQVKIVEFNKSTLNNVGIKWETSMAGPAYGVAKGFTANPIFNVASPGQYTEAITKSITENIGVLDTRGWSSLGIVSGIGSQIQLLSEKGDARLLAQPNLTTRSGESASFLAGGEFPIRSVSGLGAVDVEYKEYGIKLDIEPVVDEQQNIVSRVMAEVSSIDPSVAVDGVPGMLTRRTESVINVKNNETIVISGLVNSEMSKIVNKFPLLGDIPILGELFKSRDFKDDKTELVIFVTPVVVYPGQEEHDTQLNRGLEMAEEATKLEAFYILD from the coding sequence ATGAAAACATTGAAAATTATCGCATTTTTTTGGATATGCCTACTGCTGCCCGCGTCCAGCATGGCACACAACAATCGCCCCATGAAGCTCTATGTCGGTGCAGTCGAACTCTATAAGGCCGCCAACGTCGAGCGTATCGTCGTGGGTAACGGCAAGGTGCTCAGCGCCAAGGTCGTCGATAACAAGGGCGTCTTGCTGATCGGCGAGGCTCCAGGCAATACCGACCTGCAGCTATGGCAGAAAGATGGCAAGCTGATCAAGCTCAGCCTCACCGTCACCCCAGACAACAGCCTGCGCACCACCACCATGGTCAAGAAGATGCTCGCCGCCTTCCCGTCGCTCACAGTCTCAGAGAGCGATGGCCTGATCATAGTTCAGGGCGAAGCCGACCTTGCCCAGAAAGAACAGCTGGAGAAGATCCTCGAAGGCGATCCTAACGTCGTCTCCCTGGTGAAATACCTCAAGTTTGCCAAGACAATGTCACCCATGGTGAAGATGCAGGTCAAGATAGTCGAGTTTAACAAGTCGACCCTCAACAACGTCGGCATCAAGTGGGAAACCTCCATGGCTGGTCCGGCCTATGGTGTGGCCAAGGGCTTTACTGCCAACCCTATCTTCAACGTCGCCTCACCCGGCCAATACACAGAGGCGATCACCAAATCCATTACCGAGAACATAGGCGTCTTAGATACCCGTGGCTGGAGCTCGCTGGGTATCGTCTCGGGTATCGGCAGCCAGATCCAATTGCTATCTGAAAAGGGCGATGCCCGCCTACTGGCCCAGCCCAACCTGACCACCCGCAGCGGCGAGTCGGCCAGCTTCCTGGCCGGTGGCGAGTTCCCTATCCGCAGCGTCAGCGGCCTGGGCGCCGTGGATGTCGAATATAAAGAGTACGGCATCAAGCTGGACATCGAGCCTGTGGTAGACGAGCAACAAAACATCGTCAGCCGGGTCATGGCCGAAGTCAGCTCAATCGATCCTTCTGTGGCCGTCGATGGTGTGCCAGGTATGCTGACCCGCCGCACCGAGTCGGTTATCAACGTGAAGAACAACGAGACCATAGTGATCTCTGGCCTGGTCAACAGTGAGATGTCCAAGATAGTCAACAAGTTCCCTCTGCTTGGCGATATCCCCATCCTGGGTGAACTCTTCAAGTCCCGCGACTTTAAAGACGACAAGACAGAGTTGGTCATCTTCGTCACCCCTGTGGTGGTCTATCCCGGGCAGGAGGAGCATGACACTCAACTCAATCGCGGCCTGGAGATGGCGGAAGAAGCCACCAAGCTCGAAGCTTTCTATATCTTGGACTAG